In a single window of the Melioribacteraceae bacterium genome:
- a CDS encoding 6-phosphofructokinase, with the protein MKIAMLTGGGDCPGLNAVIRAVVRRSMQYGYETVGFRNGWKGVVDNLVIPLDRNAISGILHRGGTILGTSRTNVYKIPDGENIVKKTLAANNIDALVAIGGEDTLGVAAKLAKAGVHVVGVPKTIDNDLNATDYTFGFDTAVNIATEAIDRLHTTAESHNRVIVVEVMGRHAGWIALHSGIAGGADIILVPEVPYDIDEICKTLIQRHDGGKSFSIVCASEGAVPVNKGDDGMVTSTQELDSFGHVRLGGIGQVLAEQIEKRTGFETRSTVLGHIQRGGSPTAYDRYLATRFGVKAADLVHEGKWGQMAALKGNDIVGVELQDAVGTLKTVDHDLYKIAETFFG; encoded by the coding sequence ATGAAAATAGCAATGTTAACTGGCGGCGGCGATTGCCCCGGTTTGAATGCGGTAATTCGTGCGGTTGTTCGCAGATCTATGCAGTACGGATATGAAACTGTGGGTTTTAGAAATGGTTGGAAAGGTGTTGTTGATAATTTAGTTATTCCTTTAGATCGAAATGCAATTTCAGGTATTCTTCATCGAGGTGGAACAATCCTTGGCACATCAAGAACAAATGTTTATAAAATCCCCGATGGTGAAAATATTGTTAAAAAAACTTTAGCCGCGAATAATATTGACGCGCTCGTTGCTATTGGCGGAGAAGATACACTCGGCGTTGCCGCAAAATTAGCTAAAGCTGGTGTGCATGTTGTTGGTGTTCCAAAAACTATTGACAATGATTTAAATGCCACCGACTATACATTTGGGTTTGATACCGCGGTAAATATTGCAACAGAAGCTATCGACCGCTTACATACAACTGCAGAATCTCATAACCGCGTAATAGTTGTTGAAGTGATGGGACGACATGCAGGTTGGATTGCACTTCATTCTGGCATTGCAGGCGGCGCAGATATTATTTTAGTTCCAGAGGTTCCTTACGATATAGATGAAATATGCAAAACTTTGATTCAACGCCACGATGGAGGCAAAAGCTTTAGTATAGTATGCGCTTCCGAAGGAGCTGTTCCAGTTAATAAAGGTGATGATGGAATGGTTACTTCAACTCAAGAATTAGATTCTTTTGGTCATGTTCGGTTAGGTGGTATTGGCCAAGTATTAGCTGAACAAATTGAAAAGAGAACCGGTTTTGAAACTCGCTCAACAGTGTTAGGTCATATACAGAGAGGTGGAAGCCCTACTGCTTACGACAGATATTTAGCTACACGCTTCGGTGTTAAAGCCGCTGATCTTGTTCATGAAGGAAAGTGGGGACAAATGGCAGCTCTTAAAGGAAATGATATTGTTGGAGTTGAACTTCAGGATGCGGTTGGTACTCTTAAAACAGTTGACCATGATTTATATAAAATTGCCGAGACATTTTTTGGTTAA